A region of the Curvibacter sp. AEP1-3 genome:
AGCAAGTAACACGGTGGCACTGGTAGCTACGAGAGCAGAGCGGATGAAGGTCATGGTGAGATTCCTTAAGGTAGTTAAACTTTCACGATGTGTGTGATTGTTTCCCACACATGTTTGAACTATAAGTGTGAAATTTTCCCACGTAAAATAATTTGTGTAAATTTTTCCCACAAGCAAGTTACATTTGAGCCCATGGACAGTTCCAACTCTTCCCTCGCCGGACCACCTCCCGCGCTGGTGCGCGCACTACGCCGCGTATTGCGCCCCTTGGTGCGGGTCATGCTCGCGCAAGGCATCACTTACCCCTACCTCGCCGAGTTGCTGAAGAACCTGTTTGTCGATGTAGCTGCTACCGAATTCCGCTTGGACAACAAGGCGCCAACCGATAGCCGCGTCAGCCTGATGACGGGGGTGCATCGCAAAGACGTCTCCCGTCTGCGCAGCGAGTTGGCACAAACAACCGAAGCTGTTCCCGATGTGGTCTCCCTCGGTGCCCAGCTGGTCGCTGTGTGGCTGGGCACCGCCCGCTATTTGCACGAAAACGGCAGCCCCCTGCCCTTGGCGCGCTTTGCCAGTGAGGGTGGTGAGTTGTCTTTTGAAAGCCTGGTGGCCGGTGTGAACAGCGATATCCGCTCGCGTGTGGTGCTGGATGAGTGGCTGCGGCTGGGGGTCGTCCGCCTGGACGACGAAAACCGCGTGTGCCTGAATGCAGAAGCCTTTGTGCCCAGTGAAGGCTTCGACGAAAAAGCCTTCTATTTCGGCCACAACCTGCACGACCATGCCGCTGCGGCCGCGCGTAACCTGCTGGGCGTGCAGCCCGCGCTGCTGGAACGCAGCGTGCAATATGACGCATTGAGCGAAGCCTCCATGGCACTCCTCGCCAAGCAATCGCGCGAGGCCGGCATGAAGGCCCTGCTGGCCGTGAACAAGAACGCCCTTGCTTTGGAACAAGCCGATGCAGCCACAGAGGCCCCCAAACACCGCATGACCTTCGGCATTTACTTTTATACCGAACCCATGCCCGAAGCACCCACTGCACCTGCCGGGAAGACAGGGGCTGCCACATGAACCGCCAGCTCCATCATTTGCGCTGCCTTGCTGCAGCATTAGCTCTCATGGGAGCGCTGCACGCACAGGGCGCCAACGTGTGTGGCCACAGCGACTCGCCGGTCAACCCGCAAGCAGCAGCTCCGGGCATTGGCGGCACCGGTGACACCGCCCTGCGCCCTGGCATCGGGGGCACCGGCGATGTAGCACTCAAGCCCGGCATTGGCGGCACCGGCATCGACAACGGAGGCATAGGCGGCACCGGCATCGTGGGGGTGATTACCGGTTTTGCCAGCATCTGCGTCAATGGCATAGAGGTGCACTATGACGAGAGTACGCCGGTCAATGACAACGGGCAAACCGTCAAAACAGGCGTATTGGCGCTCGGTCAGGTGGTGGTGGTGAAGGCGAAAGGCCAAGGCGATGAACTGCAAGCCGAGAAAATTGCCTTGCAACATCTGGTGGTCGGACCGGTAGAACGGGTGGACACCGCGCGCAGTGAAGTCCGGGTTCTGGGTCAAACCTTGCGCTGGAGCGGCGAGCCGGGCACCCTGTCTGCCCTGAAACCCGGTCAGTGGGTCCGGGTCAGCGGCCTGCGCATGAGTGATGGCAGCATTGACACGACCCATCTGCAACCCATCCCACCACAAGCCCAGGCCCAACTCACCGGTCCGGCAGAACATGGGTCAGAAGGCACTCTGCGGATCGGTGAAACCACTGTCCAAACTGGGCGCCTGGGTTTTCTTGAGGGCTTGCGTGCATGGCGCGCCTCCCTCAATGGCCAGGAAGTCCGGGTTCAAGGCAACTGGGATGGAAGGCAATTGGTCGCCACAGGCATGCAGCTGCAACCCACGCGCACCACCATGGGGCCGGTAGAGCGGGTGGTGGTGGAGGGTTATGTCAAAGCCGCATCCACAGACGGTTTGGACATCGGCCAGGGACGCATGGCCTTGGGCGCACAGGTAAATGCACGGCAACGCGCCGAACTGCGGGAAGACCGCGAGCAGCGCGTGCGCATTACGGGTGTACGTGGAAGTGATGACCGCATCACCGTAGAACGGGTGGATGTGCGCCAAAGCTCAGAAAAGCGAGTCCGCTCCAGTGGCAAAGGCGAGGGCGGCAGCCGCAGCGGCAAATCGGAAGATGCAAGCGGGCAGGACGATTCCAAATCAGGCAGCTCCGGCAAAAACGAAAGCGGAGACGACAGCAAGAGCGGCAGCACCGAGAGCGGAAGCGGGAAGACCGAATCGACATCCGGCGGTAGCGGTAAAACGGAAAGCTCGGGCAGTTCAGGCAGTTCGGGAAGCTCAAGTGGTTCCG
Encoded here:
- a CDS encoding DUF6502 family protein: MDSSNSSLAGPPPALVRALRRVLRPLVRVMLAQGITYPYLAELLKNLFVDVAATEFRLDNKAPTDSRVSLMTGVHRKDVSRLRSELAQTTEAVPDVVSLGAQLVAVWLGTARYLHENGSPLPLARFASEGGELSFESLVAGVNSDIRSRVVLDEWLRLGVVRLDDENRVCLNAEAFVPSEGFDEKAFYFGHNLHDHAAAAARNLLGVQPALLERSVQYDALSEASMALLAKQSREAGMKALLAVNKNALALEQADAATEAPKHRMTFGIYFYTEPMPEAPTAPAGKTGAAT
- a CDS encoding DUF5666 domain-containing protein codes for the protein MNRQLHHLRCLAAALALMGALHAQGANVCGHSDSPVNPQAAAPGIGGTGDTALRPGIGGTGDVALKPGIGGTGIDNGGIGGTGIVGVITGFASICVNGIEVHYDESTPVNDNGQTVKTGVLALGQVVVVKAKGQGDELQAEKIALQHLVVGPVERVDTARSEVRVLGQTLRWSGEPGTLSALKPGQWVRVSGLRMSDGSIDTTHLQPIPPQAQAQLTGPAEHGSEGTLRIGETTVQTGRLGFLEGLRAWRASLNGQEVRVQGNWDGRQLVATGMQLQPTRTTMGPVERVVVEGYVKAASTDGLDIGQGRMALGAQVNARQRAELREDREQRVRITGVRGSDDRITVERVDVRQSSEKRVRSSGKGEGGSRSGKSEDASGQDDSKSGSSGKNESGDDSKSGSTESGSGKTESTSGGSGKTESSGSSGSSGSSSGSGSSGSSGGSGSSGSSGGRSKGK